CTCCCTGATGACCTCTGTCAAGAGTGATACTGTTATGTTTGTTAGGGTGATCTTTGAATTAACATCTGTCTCTTCTGCCTGACTCTAAGTGTCTTGAGGGCAAGGGCCAGCTCTGAAGGGGTTCGTTAGAAGCCAGTGTCCTAACTAATGAAACCTTTGCAGCCCACCGTAATCTGGCTCGCCATcgcctctctcaccccacccctgccacaccGCGGGcatgctcccacctcagggccccGGCATGTTCCCAGATACCCACACAGCTCCCTGCTATACTTCCTCCAAGTCTTTTCTCAAATGTCCTCTTAGTGAGGGCTTTCCAAGCTTCTTATCTAATAAATGCCTCCCTTCAGTCCTTCtgatcttccttcctttcttttttctctttagaacgTATCcctacaatattatataatatttatttctcttgtttACTTGTCTACTCCACCCACCAGGATATCATCAGTTCcacgagggcagggactttgGTTCGATCACTGTTGCATCCTCACCGCCTAGacctgtgtctggcacataagcGGGTGCTGAACAAGCATCCAAGTCAGTGAGTGAATACATGTTTTTACTTACATTGTGTTCCTGGCAtccagcacagcgcctggcacacagtaggcgaTTAATACACATTTGATGAACGAATAAGCGAATGAATGCAGGATGCCCACCTCTTACAGTTTCTGCCATTCTCCCGGAAGCCCTTGGCAAAGGGGTTGGCTGCGATCTTCAGTTGTGTGATCTGGGTGGGGGGCACACATCCAGAGTCAAAACTCCCACAGCCTGGGCAGGGCACACCACCCCCTCAAGCAGGCTCACTCACCCGTGGGTTCTGGTAGGCTGTCACGGAGATGAACGTGGTCTCGGCGAAGCGGAAGGAGGCAACGCCCCCCCAGTGTTGGCTGCAAAGCTGGGCGGCCCGCACCAGGTGTATGCGGGGCTGATACTTATGCATGGAGTGCAAGATCAGCTGGGAGGGAAGAAACGGGAGTGACTCCCTACCctggtcccacccccacccctcatccgGGGGGTCCCAGCCTGGGCCTCACGTGGCCATGGGGGTCCAGTGTGCTGTTGGTGAGCTTGACACGATGGAAAGACACAGGCTGCCGCATCCAGTGGGCACCAGTGGCAGGAGAGTCGGGGTGAATGTAAACGCGGTCGGGCAGGCGGGGCTCTGCCTTGCCGCTGGGCTCCCAGCGCCGGCCCTGCCATCGGTAGCGAGCCCCGTCCACGGGAACCACATCCAGAAGAAACAGGTAGCGGGCCTCGGGGTCCAGGCCAGTGACTGACACTCGGCAAGCAGGGAACATGCGCCTGGATGGGAGAAGGGACGGGAGAGGCCTGGAGCTACCCACTGGCTGGGGTTGGGCACAGCACCGGCAAGGGGGCGTAGCCACTGGCTCACACAATTCTGTCACAGAAAGCCGAGGGATGTGGAGTCAGAACTCAGGGGGTAGGATCTTAGAGCTACGAGCTTGtctcatcccattttacagatgagaaacaagaCAGGCAGGTCAGGTGATCTGAGCAGAGTCACACAGCAGGTTAGGAGCAGCGTCTGGATTCCTGACCTCTGGCCCCTTAAACTCCACTCACAGAAGAAGGAGTGACACACTTTTCTCCTGGAAATCTCACCAGCAGCCTTCTGCTCCCCACCCTGGTCTCCTCGCTTGATCTCCAGCACCAGAATCTACAGCTGCTGGACAAACTTGCTTCCGAGAAAATAAAAAGGGGACTCCCCATGAGAGTGCCTGAGCTCCTGGTCTCGATAAAGACCCCCACACAAGACCACACACTGACCACATCCTTGCCTCCAAGGTGACCCCAGAACTAATCACATACTGACTGCTGATCCTGGCCAGACTTCCCTGATTCTGGTCAATGACTGGCCCTTGACCTCAGTCATagtctgaatcctggctctagGCACAGACTGACCCCTGATCTAGGCCACGTCCTGGCTTATAACCCAACCCAACTTTCTGCCTCCGGCCCAGACTGACCTAGGACCCTTGCCACAGGTTAGTCCCTAAACCAGCCACGGACTCCACAGACGGACCCTTGACCCGTGCCACAGAATGACCTCTGGTCCAGCCACAGAATAACCCCTGACCCAGGCCACAGTCACCCTCTGAACTCAGGCAGAGCTCTAGCCTCCCTAGAAATCCCCACACCTAGCCCCACCACCAGGCGCTCTGCTTTTCCCCAGCGAGCCCCGCCAGGCACAGACTGGGTCCTCTGAGCCTGGCCCAGCCCCTCACCTCCCAGCTTTGGTGATGACCATCTCTGTTCCCACGGAGCTGAACTCTTTCCACAGCTCCCGGTTCTCCAGGCTCAGGCTGACTCCAGGGAGGGAGTGAAGGCCctctggggctggagggggcggctcagtgcccagggctgggggcagcgGGGGTAGAGGTGGGGGAGCAGCCAGAGTTCGGGGAGCAGCCTCAATTCCAGAGAGGAAGCAATCCAGTTTGGGGGTGTCCAGATCTGGAGATGGGAGGAGAATGAGGAGCCAGCCGAGggccacagcccccaccccaattCCTACACAGGAGCTGCTCCCACCGCTCACCAGGGTAGCGGTAGCCTTCTGCCAGGCCAGGCGGGAAGCCGGAATCTGCCCCAGGCTGCGGGGGCCCAAGGCGGTAGCCAGTCCCCAGGGAGGGGTACAACTCTCGTGGATGGTACATGGAGTAGTCCTGTATGGCCTCAGGTCACGCTGCCTAGAGTGCCCCAGTGCTGAGAGATGCCCCCTTTATAGCTCACAGCTCAGCCCCTTCCAGACCCAGAATCACAGCCCCTCCCCTCGTTGGGGCCCTGGAGTTAGGCTGGGGTGGAGACCCCTGGGGCCTGGAAGGGGTCCAAGAGCAGCCGGATACCTGGgtaccctcccctcctcccctcccccccaggctTCATTAGCCCCGACCCCCTGCCCCCTCATTACATAATTAACTCCTCGGCCTGATTGATCCCCGGGGCTCGACAGGGACGCAGTTTGGCGCTTCCGGCCAGCTGGTCCCCGTTCCCACGGGGGGAGCCCCCGCTAGGGATAACCTACTGAGGGGCGGGGCCTGAACCCTGAGATGGAGCCTGGAGTCCTGCGGCAGACCTTGGCGCCCCAGACTTTTCTGGCAGGTGACCCCCCCCCCTTCACTAGAAGAGACTTGGAGGAACGAAGCATGACTGGAGGGaaggagcagggctggagggacgCAGCCTGAGCGTATTGTTATGCGGGGCACTGGGGACCTCGAGGAGTCTGCAGCCTGGAGTCCTTCCTAATTCCCATTCTGAAAAGGCTCCACCTCGGTCAAGTCTCAAACTTTTAGAGACGCCCACAGCTCGACAATCTCTGACTGCTGGCCCCCAGGTTTCCCAGCAGGTCCTGTGTTGGGGAACCCTCAGAACTACACTTCCCATCAGGCCCAGCGCAGAGGTACGGCGCAAAGGAGACAGGCAGATGCCCCTGGGGCCGCTGGAAGTTGTAGTTGGGATGAGGTGGGTGGTGAAACCAGCTGCGCGGTTGCCTCCCAGGAGAGCTGCCCCTAGGCGGCGTCAAAATGTTTaggctggacttcctaggtggcgcagtggttaagaatccgcctgccaatgcaggggacagggcttcgagccctactctgggaagattccacatgccacggagcaactaagcccatgcgccacaactattgagcctgtgctctagagcccatgagccacaactattgaagcccacgcgcctagggccggtgctgcacaacaagagaagccactacagtgaagagcctgcgcaccacaatgaagagtagcccccgctcacagcacctagagaaagcccgtatgcagcaacgaagacccaacgaagccaataaataaataaaataaataaattcatttaaaaaaaggttcCTATCAACTGGAgtaatgcaaaaacaaacaaacaaaaaaacgctTAGGCTGATAAGATGCAGATCAGCTGAGGTCATAGGCCTGGCGAGCTAGAGTGGGCTTGGGACTCTCCACCAGCAGTGAGATCTGCCCCCGGTGCTAGAGAAGACAGCTGAGCCCCGGGAGCG
The genomic region above belongs to Hippopotamus amphibius kiboko isolate mHipAmp2 chromosome 9, mHipAmp2.hap2, whole genome shotgun sequence and contains:
- the TBX6 gene encoding T-box transcription factor TBX6; translation: MYHPRELYPSLGTGYRLGPPQPGADSGFPPGLAEGYRYPDLDTPKLDCFLSGIEAAPRTLAAPPPLPPLPPALGTEPPPPAPEGLHSLPGVSLSLENRELWKEFSSVGTEMVITKAGRRMFPACRVSVTGLDPEARYLFLLDVVPVDGARYRWQGRRWEPSGKAEPRLPDRVYIHPDSPATGAHWMRQPVSFHRVKLTNSTLDPHGHLILHSMHKYQPRIHLVRAAQLCSQHWGGVASFRFAETTFISVTAYQNPRITQLKIAANPFAKGFRENGRNCKRERDARVKRKLRGPEPVATAAYGNGDVPGGPCDSTLGGDVRESDPEQAPAPGEAAPAPAPPCGGASAEAYLLHPAAFHGAPGHLPTRNPSFPEAPDSGRPAPYSAAFLELQPGPAGSGYPAAAAPASFASHFLQGGPFPLPYPGPGAYLDVGSKPMY